From Lolium perenne isolate Kyuss_39 chromosome 5, Kyuss_2.0, whole genome shotgun sequence, a single genomic window includes:
- the LOC127298902 gene encoding adenine phosphoribosyltransferase 1: protein MASDGRVERIASTIRVIPDFPKPGILFQDITTLLLDPQAFRDTTDLFVERYKDKGITVVAGVEARGFIFGPPIALAIGAKFVPIRKPKKLPGEVISEEYSLEYGTDKIEMHVGAVQPNDRVVIVDDLIATGGTLSAAAKLIERVGAEVVECACVIELPELKGRDKLGNRPVFVLVQAEESA, encoded by the exons ATGGCGTCCGACGGGCGCGTGGAGCGGATCGCCTCCACCATCCGCGTCATCCCCGACTTCCCCAAGCCAG GGATTTTGTTCCAGGACATCACGACGCTGCTTCTCGATCCGCAGGCGTTCCGTGACACTACCGACCTCTTTGTTGAGCGCTACAAGGACAAGGGCATCACTGTGGTTGCTG GTGTTGAAGCCAGAGGGTTCATTTTCGGACCTCCCATTGCATTAGCCATAGGTGCAAAGTTTGTTCCAATAAGGAAGCCCAAAAAGTTACCTG GTGAGGTGATATCAGAAGAATATTCTCTGGAATATGGCACCGACAAGATCGAAATGCACGTAGGAGCTGTGCAGCCCAATGACCGGGTTGTTATCGTGGACGATCTAATTGCAACAGGGGGAACCCTATCTGCAGCTGCCAAACTTATTG AGCGTGTTGGAGCAGAGGTGGTTGAGTGTGCCTGTGTTATTGAACTGCCAGAGCTGAAG GGCCGGGACAAGTTGGGCAACAGGCCTGTTTTTGTCCTTGTGCAGGCGGAAGAATCAGCATGA
- the LOC127304555 gene encoding F-box/FBD/LRR-repeat protein At5g53840-like, whose translation MQMEMEAGGFRSKRGRSVSPGKDEDGGGVDHISALPDAVLGEIITLLPTKDDARTRILASRWRHLWRSAPLNLEGRSLINHPDKRGKFAGVVSRILSSHQGPGCRFCIPDGHGRSIYGAATTMDAWLRSPALDNLQELDVWYDRCHQVPASTFRFKATLHVLTIGGCDLSKSSTVQGLGFPVLKQLGIECVIISESSIHSLIASCPVLECLSITYTYGFSCLRINSHSIKKIHIYGCGTDEPEQTDPIELKELIIESAPCLEILQDICNDGLHASIVSAPKLETLGILNEHKRDGVDYSTRLVFGSTVIQGLRVDSLATVVRTVKDLSVCMMALNLDIVIELMKCFPCLEKLSLQGWSTGEKNLWRRKHRKLIGCLDIRLKTIVISSYRGIWSEINFATFFVLNAKVLEFMIFQVGSTSEEFIAEQKKKLQFDNRASRVAQFRFTTGVAVEV comes from the exons ATGCAGATGGAAATGGAGGCGGGAGGTTTTAGGTCAAAAAGGGGCAGATCGGTGTCGCCGGGCAAggatgaagatggaggaggcgtaGACCACATCAGCGCCCTCCCCGACGCCGTCCTTGGCGAGATCATCACCCTCCTCCCCACCAAGGACGACGCCCGCACCAGAATCCTAGCCTcccggtggcgccacctctggcgctcCGCCCCTCTTAACCTCGAAGGCCGTAGCCTCATCAACCATCCGGATAAACGGGGTAAATTCGCTGGTGTCGTGTCACGCATCCTCTCCTCGCACCAAGGCCCCGGTTGCCGCTTCTGCATCCCCGATGGCCACGGACGAAGCATCTACGGAGCAGCTACCACCATGGACGCCTGGCTCCGGTCCCCCGCTCTGGATAACCTGCAGGAGCTCGATGTATGGTACGACCGATGCCACCAGGTGCCGGCATCGACGTTTCGCTTCAAGGCCACCCTCCATGTCCTCACCATCGGAGGATGCGACCTCTCCAAAAGCAGCACCGTCCAAGGACTAGGCTTCCCCGTGCTCAAGCAGCTAGGAATCGAGTGTGTCATCATCTCGGAGTCCTCAATTCACAGCTTGATTGCTTCTTGCCCCGTTCTCGAGTGCTTGTCTATTACGTACACCTACGGGTTCAGTTGTCTCCGGATCAACTCCCATAGCATTAAAAAGATCCATATCTATGGCTGCGGGACTGATGAACCTGAGCAGACGGATCCAATCGAGTTAAAGGAACTCATCATTGAGAGTGCCCCTTGCCTCGAAATCTTACAGGATATCTGCAACGATGGTTTGCATGCATCCATTGTTTCCGCGCCCAAACTGGAGACATTGGGCATCCTTAATGAGCACAAGCGTGACGGCGTGGACTACTCCACCCGACTAGTGTTTGGCTCCACAGTGATTCAG GGATTGCGCGTTGATAGCCTGGCGACGGTGGTGCGCACTGTCAAGGATTTATCGGTTTGTATGATGGCCCTTAATTTGGATATAGTTATTGAATTGATGAAATGTTTTCCGTGCTTGGAGAAGCTCTCCCTTCAG GGTTGGTCAACAGGGGAAAAGAATTTGTGGCGTCGTAAACACCGAAAGCTTATCGGATGTCTTGATATTCGTCTAAAGACAATAGTGATATCATCTTATCGGGGCATTTGGTCTGAAATTAACTTTGCCACATTCTTTGTACTCAACGCAAAAGTGCTAGAGTTTATGATATTTCAGGTTGGCTCCACCAGCGAGGAGTTTATTGCAGaacagaagaagaaacttcagtTCGATAATAGGGCTTCAAGAGTTGCTCAGTTTCGTTTTACAACTGGCGTGGCCGTGGAGGTTTAG